Within the Marixanthomonas sp. SCSIO 43207 genome, the region GTTTGCAGCACCTTCAATCATATCTAGGTTAGGATCTACAAAGATTGAAGTTCTTATTCCGTTATTTTTAAATTCAGAAATCAACTCGGCTAGATAATCTTTGTGTTTTATAGTATCCCAACCTGCATTTGAGGTTATTGCATCTTCGGCATCTGGCACAAGAGTTACTTGGGTAGGTTTAACCTCTAATACCATATCAACAAACTTTTTTATGGGATTACCTTCAATATTATATTCTGTAGTTACAATTGGTTTTAAATCATACACATCGTCATAACGTATGTGACGTTGGTCTGGCCGTGGATGAATTGTGATACCTTGAGCTCCAAATTTTTGCACATCTTTTGCTACTTGCACCACGTTGGGCATATTTCCACCTCTTGCATTGCGCAGGGTCGCTATTTTGTTAATATTTACACTTAATTTTGTCATATTTTTAATTTATGATTAACAAAAATACAAAGGTTCTACAGGCTTTTCCATTTATATTTTAAGTAATTTGCATAAAAAGAATTTGTTTTGGATACTTTAAATTACATACTGAATGATGTTTCTCCTTTTGCAATTTCTTCGACCATAAAAGATTTACAAAAGGCGTTTAATAATTTGACCTATTCTCATCTTCCGGTTAAGAATGATGGTATATATATAGGTTGTGTCTCAGAAACAGACGTACACTGTTTTGATTCTGATAAAAAACTTAATGATTATCAATACGCACTAGAAGGATTTTTTGTTCGGAAAGACACAAACTGGCTTGATATCCTTGAAGCATTTGCACTTCACAACAGCAACATTATGCCTATTCTTGATAACGACAACACCTATCTTGGTTATTATGAGCTTGGTGATATTATGAGCTTATTTAACAATACGCCATTTTTAAATGAATCTGGTGCCATCATTGTTATTGAAAAAGGTCTTAATGACTATTCGTTCAGTGAAATTTGTCAAATTGTTGAAAGTAATGGTACTCGAATTTTTGGTGTATTTGTTTCAAAAATTGAAGGTGACAAAATGCAAGCTACTATAAAAATTGGCCATACCGGAATGAATGCAATAGTTCAAACCTTTAGAAGATACAACTACACTGTACTTAGCAAACACGAAGAAGACAAGTATCTTGAAGATTTAAAACAACGTTCAGATTATTTAGACAAATATTTAAATATGTAACCCATGAAAATAGGCATTTACGGTCAATTTTATCATAAAAATTCTGAAACCTATATTCAGCTCATTCTTGATGCACTAAAAAATAAAAATGTAAGCGTTTTTATAGAAGAAAATTTTCTGGACATTATCAATATGAATAATGAAATCACTAGAAATTTTTCAAATTTTGAAACCTTCACCGAACTAGACAGCAGCTACGACCTTTTTTTTAGCATAGGCGGTGACGGTACAATTTTAAAATCTATAACGTTTGTTAAAGATCTAGACATTCCTATTGTTGGTATTAACACAGGTCGTTTAGGTTTTTTGGCAACAATTCAAAAAGAAGAAATCACCCAAAGCCTTTCAAAAATCCTTGATGGGGATTATTTAATTTCTGAAAGAAGCTTACTCACCGTATCTACCACTCCCGAAAATACTGAAATAAAACCCTCTTTAAATTTTGCTTTAAATGAAATAGCTGTTAATCGTAAAAACACTACCTCTATGATAAAAGTAGAGACCAATGTTAATGGCAAACATTTAACTTCCTATTGGTCTGACGGATTAATTGTTGCTACTCCTACCGGCTCTACCGGTTATTCATTGAGTTGTGGAGGACCTGTAATTGAGCCTAGTGCAAAAAATATTGTCATTACGCCTATTGCTCCTCACAACCTCAATGCCAGACCTTTGGTTCTTCCAGACAACAACAAACTAACTTTAAAAGTTTCAGGAAGAGAAAAATCATATTTAGTTTCGTTAGACTCCCGTATTGCTACACTTGAAAACAACACAACCATTCACATAAGTAAAGCTTCATTTTCAATCAAACTAGTTCAACTTGCAGAAGATAGCTTTATTAAAACCCTCCGAAAAAAATTATTATGGGGTGAAGACAAACGTAACTAGACAATAAAAAGCAGTAAAACATGTTAACTTTCACAGAGTAATTCGCTTCTATAGTTATAAAGCGAAGTTTATTATTATATTTGCAAACTTTTAAGGTATATGAAATACATCGCGACCGTATTTTTAGTAGTAACAAGCACATTTTTAGTACATTCGCAAACCTATGAGGTTGGCGGTATGATAGGTGGTGCAAATTACATAGGTGATGTAGGACGCACCAACTATATAGCCCCAAATACTATGGCTTTTGGTGGAATTTTTAAATGGAACAGAAGTCCTAGACATTCCTTTAGAGCTTCAGTTTTGATAGCCAATATTGAAGGAGATGACCTTAACTCAAACCAAGAAAGACGTCAACAAAGAGGTTTATCTTTTTCAAATACTATAAATGAAATATCATTAGGTATGGAGTTTACTTTTTGGGATTTTAGCATGTACAGCGGCAAACCAGCAGGTGCTCCTTATTTATATACCGGGCTCACCTATTTTTGGTACGATGCACTGTACAAAAGGCCTGAAG harbors:
- a CDS encoding pyridoxine 5'-phosphate synthase, whose amino-acid sequence is MTKLSVNINKIATLRNARGGNMPNVVQVAKDVQKFGAQGITIHPRPDQRHIRYDDVYDLKPIVTTEYNIEGNPIKKFVDMVLEVKPTQVTLVPDAEDAITSNAGWDTIKHKDYLAELISEFKNNGIRTSIFVDPNLDMIEGAANTGTDRIELYTEAFAEGFVKNNKAAIQPYVDCAHLAHQLDLGINAGHDLSLKNIRYFKENVPHLQEVSIGHALICEAIYEGLDAVIQQYLTKLK
- a CDS encoding acetoin utilization protein acuB; this translates as MDTLNYILNDVSPFAISSTIKDLQKAFNNLTYSHLPVKNDGIYIGCVSETDVHCFDSDKKLNDYQYALEGFFVRKDTNWLDILEAFALHNSNIMPILDNDNTYLGYYELGDIMSLFNNTPFLNESGAIIVIEKGLNDYSFSEICQIVESNGTRIFGVFVSKIEGDKMQATIKIGHTGMNAIVQTFRRYNYTVLSKHEEDKYLEDLKQRSDYLDKYLNM
- a CDS encoding DUF6089 family protein; the encoded protein is MKYIATVFLVVTSTFLVHSQTYEVGGMIGGANYIGDVGRTNYIAPNTMAFGGIFKWNRSPRHSFRASVLIANIEGDDLNSNQERRQQRGLSFSNTINEISLGMEFTFWDFSMYSGKPAGAPYLYTGLTYFWYDALYKRPEDNLIVKYGGASDIAIPMVVGYKTSLANRFVLGFEIGARYTFTDDLDGSNPVRDKEEFDMLKFGNTNSDDWYVFTGITLTVTFGRKPCYCNF
- a CDS encoding NAD kinase, which gives rise to MKIGIYGQFYHKNSETYIQLILDALKNKNVSVFIEENFLDIINMNNEITRNFSNFETFTELDSSYDLFFSIGGDGTILKSITFVKDLDIPIVGINTGRLGFLATIQKEEITQSLSKILDGDYLISERSLLTVSTTPENTEIKPSLNFALNEIAVNRKNTTSMIKVETNVNGKHLTSYWSDGLIVATPTGSTGYSLSCGGPVIEPSAKNIVITPIAPHNLNARPLVLPDNNKLTLKVSGREKSYLVSLDSRIATLENNTTIHISKASFSIKLVQLAEDSFIKTLRKKLLWGEDKRN